The segment CCCTTGTTATTTTTTACTCTCAAAAAAATTACAGAGACCAGCAAAATAATGGATTTTTAAGCATTGGTGAAGCTGTAAAACTTGGAGTGACAATTGCGGTAATAGGAGGTGTTTTTTATGCAATATATAATATTATCTTTGTGACCGTTATTGAACCGGATTTTGTTGAGGATATGCTCTTAAAAACAGAAGAACAGATACTGGAACAGAATCCTGAAATAACTGATGATCAACTTGATATGGCAATGGGAATAACAAGAAAAATATCATCACCTGCTCTTTCAATTCCATTAGCGATTATCGGTAATGCAATTGTAGGGTTAATTTTTTCACTGATAACAGGCTTGATTTTAAAGAAAAGTGATTCACCACTATAAAGAACAGTTATAAAAAATATGGATATTTCGATAGTAATACCTTTATTAAACGAAGAAGAATCTATAAATGAATTATACGATTGGATTGCAAAAGTTATGCAGTCCAATCGTTTTTCGTATGAAATAATTTATGTTGATGACGGAAGCACCGACGAGTCGTTTAAGGTATTAAAAGAACTGTCCGACAAACATCCGGAGGTTA is part of the Bacteroidota bacterium genome and harbors:
- a CDS encoding DUF4199 domain-containing protein, which gives rise to MENKKSMFSYALNPGVILGIVLILIAVIIYVIGIDPIENKWAGIPAYFAIALVIFYSQKNYRDQQNNGFLSIGEAVKLGVTIAVIGGVFYAIYNIIFVTVIEPDFVEDMLLKTEEQILEQNPEITDDQLDMAMGITRKISSPALSIPLAIIGNAIVGLIFSLITGLILKKSDSPL